A region of Parabacteroides pacaensis DNA encodes the following proteins:
- a CDS encoding S41 family peptidase — MLLNNAHIQTINNIDLKEVIQNIKKSVGSWENHPNFNEVYINSHLTAYLATFYKVKPPYYVQLKNLQTNKTYLDTIPEQKPIPEFELPFHFKFYPNESFAILFYNSCIFSEQRKKDFNEILAANFKKMRKLKIKYLFIDVSLNRGGASPNNEIIFKYLKSKKYVGTLSVKTNIHTVPKAIAELQERNRIYLEENKTNFIKIFRAKRLIKILNKKIPSVLSTGIDVLEEKIPANHKGFNGKVFVIQSRKTYSAAVSFTQSVKQRQMGIIIGEEGGGPIRFAGDSKNYNLPNSKISFGCPTTYAWYTPEIPTKNGFLQPDIKYDVFGKTLEIEDYKKIIQLSKAMEKQ; from the coding sequence TTGTTATTAAACAATGCTCATATCCAAACCATCAATAATATAGATCTGAAAGAAGTTATCCAAAATATAAAAAAAAGCGTGGGTAGTTGGGAAAACCATCCCAACTTTAATGAAGTATATATAAATTCTCATCTAACTGCATACTTAGCCACATTTTATAAAGTAAAGCCTCCTTATTACGTCCAATTAAAAAATCTCCAAACGAACAAAACTTATTTAGACACAATACCCGAACAAAAACCTATTCCTGAATTTGAACTCCCTTTTCATTTCAAATTCTACCCGAATGAATCTTTTGCTATACTATTTTATAATTCTTGCATTTTCTCAGAACAAAGAAAAAAAGATTTCAACGAAATATTAGCTGCAAACTTTAAAAAGATGAGAAAACTAAAAATTAAATATCTCTTTATTGATGTTAGTTTAAACAGGGGTGGTGCCAGTCCAAATAATGAAATAATATTTAAATATTTAAAATCAAAGAAATATGTAGGCACTCTCTCCGTTAAAACGAATATTCATACTGTTCCTAAAGCAATTGCAGAACTTCAAGAAAGAAACCGGATCTATTTGGAAGAAAATAAAACTAATTTTATAAAGATATTTAGAGCAAAAAGATTAATAAAAATACTAAACAAAAAAATTCCATCCGTACTTAGTACAGGAATAGATGTCTTAGAAGAAAAAATCCCGGCAAATCATAAAGGCTTTAACGGAAAAGTATTCGTAATACAAAGTCGGAAGACCTATTCTGCTGCTGTGAGTTTTACTCAATCAGTAAAACAGCGTCAAATGGGAATAATTATTGGAGAGGAAGGCGGAGGACCTATTCGGTTTGCCGGTGACTCGAAAAATTATAATTTACCAAATTCCAAAATATCGTTCGGTTGTCCTACCACTTATGCATGGTATACTCCCGAAATACCGACCAAAAACGGTTTCCTTCAACCGGATATAAAATACGATGTTTTTGGAAAAACATTAGAAATAGAAGACTATAAAAAGATCATCCAATTAAGTAAAGCAATGGAAAAACAATAG
- a CDS encoding S41 family peptidase, whose amino-acid sequence MKKNFIKIGISIGLLFTIFLLQAQERPLLTVKEMRKDINYYFNTLKQQHPNLYAYITPKQMDSIKKQVLKRCSHPMSLLDFDYALAQTKKYVDGHTGIYTNELFALSARQKANYFPCVTFKNDQIILDNAIVIDSINGIPSDQLAKEVDLLVSWENNPVFRQEKMNEYLSPVLYNIYHTEPPFICSRPNLPDTLVAPVSQKKAKPPVPPRYTQAHLTNEYFIEDSIAVLCYNSSLIFQGYEQFFTSYTKEFFQQLKNHHIKYLFIDVSHNGGGSDLIHEYILKYLKSQPYKYQSHTRAKKKGALKGYEEFYKHISGGKTLKELSQYEKWKIDRSTPWVEQLWKPLIKHGKKEGTTVSQGNKKGFKGTVFVIMGPYTFSSAHSFCKTIKRGQIGFLVGEPSGQRSPFCGNLVLNKLPESGITFYYPTSYNWEEPALPYKDGFLQPDVDYPIYGKVLGIEDYKKIIQLSKALEE is encoded by the coding sequence ATGAAAAAGAACTTTATCAAAATAGGAATAAGTATTGGATTACTTTTTACCATTTTTCTTTTACAAGCACAAGAACGCCCTCTGTTAACTGTAAAAGAAATGAGGAAAGACATCAATTATTACTTTAATACCCTAAAACAACAGCATCCTAATCTGTATGCCTATATTACCCCTAAACAGATGGATAGTATAAAAAAACAAGTATTAAAGAGATGTTCCCACCCCATGTCTCTATTGGACTTTGATTATGCCTTAGCCCAGACAAAAAAATATGTAGACGGACATACGGGTATATATACCAATGAATTGTTTGCTTTATCAGCCAGACAAAAAGCAAATTATTTTCCTTGCGTTACTTTTAAGAATGACCAAATCATTTTAGATAATGCGATCGTAATTGATTCTATTAACGGCATACCTTCCGACCAACTTGCGAAAGAGGTAGATTTATTAGTGAGTTGGGAAAATAATCCTGTATTCAGGCAAGAAAAGATGAATGAATACTTAAGTCCTGTCTTATATAATATTTATCATACCGAGCCGCCTTTTATTTGCAGTAGACCTAATTTGCCGGATACCCTTGTCGCTCCGGTATCTCAAAAAAAAGCCAAACCACCGGTTCCTCCCCGATACACGCAAGCTCATCTTACGAATGAATATTTTATTGAAGATTCCATTGCCGTACTTTGTTACAATAGTAGTTTGATTTTCCAAGGATATGAACAATTTTTCACTTCTTATACCAAAGAATTCTTCCAACAACTGAAAAATCATCATATCAAATACCTTTTTATTGATGTTTCTCATAACGGGGGTGGAAGCGATTTGATACACGAATATATTTTAAAATATCTAAAAAGCCAGCCATATAAATATCAATCTCATACGCGAGCAAAAAAGAAAGGAGCTTTAAAAGGATATGAAGAATTTTATAAACACATAAGTGGCGGTAAAACATTAAAAGAATTATCTCAATATGAAAAGTGGAAGATAGATCGTTCTACCCCTTGGGTCGAACAATTATGGAAACCTCTCATAAAACATGGAAAAAAAGAAGGAACGACAGTATCCCAAGGAAATAAAAAAGGCTTTAAAGGTACCGTATTCGTTATTATGGGTCCTTATACATTTTCATCAGCTCATAGTTTTTGTAAAACTATAAAAAGAGGTCAAATAGGATTTTTAGTAGGGGAACCTTCCGGACAACGTAGTCCATTCTGTGGAAATTTAGTTCTTAACAAATTACCGGAATCAGGCATTACATTTTATTATCCTACTTCTTATAATTGGGAAGAACCGGCATTACCCTATAAAGACGGATTCTTGCAACCGGACGTAGACTACCCTATTTACGGAAAAGTCTTGGGAATAGAAGACTATAAAAAGATCATCCAATTAAGTAAAGCTTTGGAAGAGTAA